A region from the uncultured Macellibacteroides sp. genome encodes:
- a CDS encoding isoaspartyl peptidase/L-asparaginase, protein MLKYLLTLTAVLLCSVTVVQAQKREYVIVVHGGAGAMKGLENDSVKAAQYYAALDSALIIGDKILSTGADGAEAVVAVINFFENCPLFNAGIGATCTADGTFELDASIMQGKDLMAGAVAGVKYIKHPISAAYAIMTKSPHVLLSGTGAELFAKEQGIELVDDNMYFATPKTMEWIETLKKESKKNGTVGCVVLDTKGNLTAGTSTGGMFKKRWGRIGDSPVIGAGTYADNNSCAVSCTGHGEYFIRHAVAYNLCARVKYLKETVDKAAEAIIFNELNEKEGNGGLIAIDKDGNIAMTFNSGGMFRGYLYKEQGKTSVKKGVGIGKLMSK, encoded by the coding sequence ATGTTAAAATATCTATTAACTCTTACTGCTGTATTGCTATGTTCGGTAACTGTGGTTCAGGCTCAGAAGCGTGAGTATGTTATTGTGGTGCACGGTGGTGCCGGGGCTATGAAAGGACTGGAAAACGATTCGGTAAAGGCAGCCCAATATTATGCTGCGCTGGACTCTGCACTTATTATTGGAGATAAAATTCTTTCTACAGGTGCAGATGGTGCAGAGGCAGTGGTGGCTGTTATCAATTTCTTCGAAAACTGTCCTCTTTTTAATGCCGGGATTGGGGCAACCTGTACGGCCGATGGCACTTTCGAATTGGATGCTTCCATCATGCAGGGAAAAGATCTCATGGCTGGTGCTGTTGCAGGAGTGAAATATATTAAACACCCAATCAGTGCCGCATACGCAATAATGACTAAATCTCCGCATGTTTTATTGAGTGGTACCGGAGCAGAATTGTTTGCCAAAGAACAAGGTATCGAACTGGTTGATGATAATATGTATTTTGCAACTCCCAAAACGATGGAGTGGATCGAAACTTTGAAAAAAGAGAGTAAAAAGAACGGGACTGTAGGTTGCGTGGTACTTGATACTAAAGGAAATCTGACTGCGGGAACCAGTACTGGGGGCATGTTTAAAAAGCGTTGGGGACGCATTGGAGACTCTCCGGTTATAGGTGCAGGTACGTATGCTGATAACAATAGTTGTGCCGTATCTTGTACTGGTCATGGAGAATACTTTATCCGACATGCCGTTGCCTATAATCTTTGTGCTCGTGTTAAATACTTGAAAGAGACTGTAGACAAAGCTGCCGAAGCTATTATTTTCAATGAACTAAACGAAAAAGAAGGAAATGGAGGATTGATTGCCATTGATAAGGATGGAAATATCGCCATGACTTTTAACAGTGGAGGTATGTTTCGCGGCTATTTATATAAGGAACAGGGTAAGACTTCGGTTAAAAAGGGAGTGGGTATTGGTAAACTTATGAGTAAGTAA
- a CDS encoding C1 family peptidase has product MKSLILSCALLFSAASTFGQGYQFTEVTKIPVTPVKNQASSGTCWCFATASFMEAELLRMGKGTYDLSEMFIVRQKYMNQLQDNYMRQGRGNIGEGSLSHTFMHAFDQVGIVPEEIYTGINYESDHHNHTELSAYLNAIADAAVKMKKRSPEYNELVTNLFDTYLGKLPQKFTYQGKEYTPKSYAASLGLNMDDYIELGSYIHRPYYTKFELEIPDNWEHKQIYNIPLDEMEQVMDIALKNGYTICWDGDVSEKGFSFKNGVAINPEVKNVDQYSTTDRARFEKMDEKERMEEAYKFGQPFPEVKVTPEVRQNGYESFVTTDDHLMHLTGITKDQNGTKYYITKNSWGTERNAFDGYLNMSESFVRAKTIYIMVHKDALQKELKAKLGIK; this is encoded by the coding sequence ATGAAATCATTAATTCTCTCTTGTGCGCTTCTATTTTCGGCCGCAAGTACATTTGGACAGGGTTATCAATTTACCGAGGTAACCAAAATTCCGGTTACTCCCGTTAAAAATCAGGCATCATCAGGTACTTGCTGGTGTTTTGCTACTGCCTCTTTTATGGAGGCAGAACTATTGCGTATGGGAAAAGGAACCTATGATCTTTCGGAAATGTTTATTGTTCGTCAGAAGTATATGAATCAACTTCAGGACAACTACATGCGGCAAGGGAGAGGTAATATAGGAGAGGGGAGTCTTTCTCACACCTTTATGCATGCATTTGACCAAGTAGGAATTGTTCCTGAAGAAATCTATACGGGTATCAATTACGAATCCGACCATCACAATCACACTGAATTGTCAGCATACTTGAATGCGATAGCAGATGCTGCCGTTAAAATGAAGAAACGAAGTCCGGAGTATAACGAGCTGGTAACAAATCTGTTTGATACCTATTTGGGTAAATTGCCTCAGAAATTCACTTATCAGGGAAAGGAATACACTCCAAAAAGTTATGCAGCTTCATTAGGATTAAATATGGATGATTATATCGAATTGGGAAGCTATATCCATCGACCCTACTATACCAAGTTCGAACTTGAAATTCCCGATAACTGGGAACACAAACAAATTTACAACATTCCGTTGGATGAAATGGAACAGGTAATGGATATTGCCTTAAAAAATGGATACACAATATGTTGGGATGGCGATGTTAGTGAAAAGGGATTCTCATTTAAAAATGGGGTAGCCATTAACCCGGAAGTAAAAAATGTAGATCAATATTCAACGACTGATAGGGCTCGTTTCGAAAAAATGGATGAAAAAGAACGCATGGAAGAAGCATACAAGTTCGGACAACCATTCCCTGAAGTTAAAGTAACGCCCGAAGTTCGTCAGAATGGCTACGAATCTTTTGTAACAACCGATGATCACTTGATGCATCTTACCGGAATTACCAAAGACCAGAATGGAACTAAATATTATATTACCAAGAATTCATGGGGTACAGAACGTAATGCATTCGATGGATATCTCAATATGTCTGAAAGTTTTGTAAGGGCCAAGACCATTTATATCATGGTACATAAAGATGCCTTGCAAAAAGAACTTAAAGCAAAATTGGGGATCAAATAA
- the gcvT gene encoding glycine cleavage system aminomethyltransferase GcvT, whose product MKTTPFTDVHIALGAKMHEFAGYNMPIEYSGIIDEHLAVCNGVGVFDVSHMGEFWVKGPNALEFIQRITSNDASVLPLGKAQYTCFPNDNGGIVDDLLVYHFEPEKYLLVVNAGNIAKDWEWCVSHNSVGAVLENSSDRTAQLAIQGPKATEVLQRLTSVDLSAIPYYSFTTGEFAGCKNVIISNTGYTGAGGFELYFYNEDGMKIWNAIFEAGKPEGIKPIGLGARDTLRLEMGFCLYGNDLDDTTSPIEAGLGWITKFAEGKEFTNRANLEKQKTEGVTRKLCAFELIDKGVPRHGYEIADANDQIIGVVTSGTMSPLMKLGIGMGYVKPEYAKVGSEIYIKVRNRGLKAKVVKAPFRK is encoded by the coding sequence ATGAAAACAACGCCATTTACCGATGTGCACATCGCTCTTGGTGCTAAGATGCACGAATTTGCGGGCTATAACATGCCCATTGAGTATTCCGGAATTATCGACGAACACCTTGCCGTTTGCAACGGAGTGGGAGTGTTTGATGTATCGCACATGGGCGAATTTTGGGTAAAAGGACCCAACGCACTCGAATTTATTCAACGTATTACGTCCAATGATGCTTCCGTATTGCCTTTAGGAAAGGCACAGTACACCTGCTTCCCCAACGATAACGGAGGCATTGTGGACGATTTGTTGGTTTATCATTTTGAACCAGAAAAATATCTGCTGGTAGTTAATGCCGGTAACATTGCCAAAGATTGGGAATGGTGCGTATCTCATAATTCGGTAGGAGCTGTACTCGAAAACTCGTCAGATCGTACCGCACAGCTGGCTATTCAGGGTCCTAAGGCAACTGAAGTGTTACAACGGTTAACATCTGTGGATTTGTCGGCCATTCCATATTACAGCTTTACAACAGGCGAATTTGCGGGTTGTAAAAATGTAATTATTTCCAATACAGGTTATACTGGTGCCGGAGGCTTCGAGCTTTATTTTTATAACGAAGACGGTATGAAGATATGGAATGCCATATTTGAAGCCGGTAAACCAGAAGGCATTAAACCAATTGGATTGGGAGCCCGCGATACATTGCGTCTGGAAATGGGATTCTGTCTTTACGGCAACGACCTTGATGATACTACATCACCAATCGAAGCCGGTTTAGGATGGATTACCAAATTTGCTGAAGGAAAAGAATTTACCAATAGGGCCAATCTCGAAAAACAAAAAACGGAAGGAGTAACCCGCAAACTCTGCGCATTTGAATTGATAGACAAAGGTGTACCCCGTCATGGTTACGAGATAGCCGATGCTAACGATCAGATAATAGGAGTTGTTACTTCAGGCACCATGTCGCCGCTGATGAAGTTAGGAATCGGCATGGGATACGTAAAGCCCGAATATGCTAAAGTAGGATCAGAGATCTATATTAAAGTCCGCAACCGTGGTTTAAAGGCGAAAGTAGTAAAAGCTCCCTTCCGTAAATAA
- the pepT gene encoding peptidase T, whose amino-acid sequence MKLTVTDRFLKYVTFDTKSSEETGTTPSTPGQRVFAEALVKELEVLGLEEISLDDNSYIMATLPANIDNSSIPTIGFIAHLDTSPDMSGKDVTPRIVSYKGGDIILNAEDNIVLSPSMFPELNDYKEQDLIVTDGKTLLGADDKAGVAAIIGAIQYLTEHPEIKHGKIRIGFTPDEEIGQGADHFDVDKFGCKWAYTIDGGQIGELEFENFNAAAAKIIIKGLNVHPGYAKGKMVNASLLAMDFASWLPVVQRPEHTTGYEGFFHLTNMTGTVEEATLSYIVRDHVRSLFEQKKQLLQLLVDRMNEMHPGSTRLEVRDQYYNMREVVEPQKHIVDLAFEAMTAVGVKPLVKPIRGGTDGARLSFMGLPCPNIFAGGLNFHGRYEFLPVQSLEKSMQTIIKITELTAQKS is encoded by the coding sequence ATGAAGCTAACAGTAACAGACAGATTTTTGAAATATGTTACGTTCGATACTAAATCGAGTGAAGAGACAGGAACAACGCCTAGTACACCCGGACAACGTGTATTTGCAGAAGCGTTAGTAAAAGAACTGGAAGTGTTGGGTTTGGAAGAAATATCGTTGGACGATAATTCGTATATTATGGCTACGCTGCCTGCGAATATAGACAATTCTTCAATTCCTACCATTGGATTTATAGCTCACCTTGACACAAGTCCTGATATGTCGGGTAAGGATGTTACTCCTCGCATAGTGTCATATAAAGGCGGAGATATAATTTTGAATGCTGAAGATAATATAGTGTTGTCTCCATCTATGTTCCCTGAACTCAACGATTACAAAGAACAGGATTTGATTGTTACTGATGGCAAAACATTGCTGGGCGCCGATGATAAAGCTGGAGTAGCTGCTATTATTGGCGCTATACAGTATCTGACTGAACATCCCGAAATCAAACACGGGAAAATCCGTATCGGATTTACGCCCGATGAAGAGATTGGGCAAGGTGCCGATCATTTCGATGTGGATAAGTTTGGCTGTAAATGGGCCTATACCATAGATGGTGGACAGATTGGCGAACTCGAGTTCGAAAATTTCAATGCTGCAGCTGCCAAGATTATTATCAAAGGACTTAATGTTCATCCGGGATATGCGAAAGGTAAAATGGTGAATGCATCTTTGCTTGCGATGGATTTCGCTTCCTGGTTGCCAGTAGTGCAACGGCCGGAGCATACTACCGGCTATGAAGGTTTTTTTCATCTTACCAATATGACCGGCACAGTAGAAGAGGCAACCTTGTCGTATATCGTTCGCGATCATGTAAGATCCTTGTTTGAACAAAAGAAACAGCTTCTTCAATTGTTGGTTGACCGGATGAATGAAATGCACCCGGGTAGTACCCGATTGGAAGTTCGTGATCAGTATTACAATATGCGTGAAGTTGTTGAGCCACAAAAACATATTGTTGACCTGGCTTTCGAAGCCATGACGGCCGTTGGTGTTAAACCCCTTGTGAAGCCCATTCGCGGTGGAACGGACGGTGCCCGCTTGTCGTTTATGGGATTGCCTTGTCCCAATATTTTTGCAGGAGGTCTTAACTTTCATGGAAGGTACGAATTCCTTCCCGTGCAGTCATTGGAGAAAAGTATGCAAACTATTATCAAAATAACTGAGTTAACCGCTCAGAAATCTTAA
- a CDS encoding amidophosphoribosyltransferase: protein MGGFFGTISKSACATDLFYGTDYNSHLGTRRGGMVTNNNGVFIRSIHNLENSYFRTRFESELGKFEGNSGIGVISDTDPQPIFVNSHLGKYALVTVAKVNNMKELEVELLSKGCHFSELSSGLTNQTELISLLISQGKTFVEGIEKVYDSIKGSCNMLLLTEDGLIAARDKWGRTPLLIGKKDGAYAATSEPCSFPNLDFELEYNVGPGEIVHLSADKITQLRKPNDKMQVCSFLWVYYGYPVSDYEGVNVDQVRYASGMAMAKKDKVDADYVSGIPDSGIGMALGYAEGKNIPYRRAIVKYTPTWPRSFTPSNQTVRDLVARMKLIPNRQLLKGKRVVFCDDSIVRGTQLRDNVNILYGYGAKEVHMRIGCPPILHSCPFIGFSASKSALELIARRIVKELEGDDSKDLEKYATTGSEQYNKLVECIRERLNITTLRFNTVEDLIESIGLPKECVCTHCYDGSSTF, encoded by the coding sequence ATGGGTGGTTTTTTCGGAACAATTTCTAAATCAGCTTGTGCAACAGATTTATTTTATGGCACAGACTATAACTCTCACTTAGGAACCCGCAGAGGCGGGATGGTTACAAACAACAACGGAGTTTTTATTCGCTCTATCCACAATCTGGAAAATTCATACTTCAGGACTCGCTTTGAGAGTGAGCTAGGCAAGTTTGAAGGAAATTCGGGTATTGGAGTTATAAGTGATACTGATCCACAACCAATCTTTGTTAATTCTCATTTGGGGAAGTATGCATTGGTTACTGTGGCGAAAGTAAATAACATGAAGGAACTCGAAGTCGAATTACTTTCAAAGGGATGTCATTTTTCTGAGCTAAGCTCCGGACTAACAAATCAGACGGAGTTAATTTCTTTGCTCATTTCGCAAGGAAAGACATTTGTAGAAGGCATTGAAAAAGTGTACGATAGTATAAAAGGATCGTGTAACATGTTACTCCTAACAGAAGACGGACTTATTGCCGCCCGTGACAAATGGGGCCGTACTCCTTTGTTGATTGGGAAAAAGGATGGTGCGTATGCTGCAACCAGTGAACCTTGTAGTTTTCCTAACCTTGATTTCGAACTTGAATATAATGTTGGCCCTGGCGAAATTGTGCATCTTTCAGCCGATAAGATTACACAACTTCGTAAACCCAATGATAAGATGCAGGTTTGTTCTTTCTTGTGGGTGTATTATGGTTATCCGGTATCCGATTATGAAGGAGTGAATGTAGATCAAGTTCGTTATGCCAGTGGAATGGCGATGGCGAAAAAGGATAAGGTTGACGCCGATTACGTTTCAGGAATTCCCGACTCTGGAATTGGTATGGCACTTGGATATGCCGAAGGAAAGAATATTCCCTATCGTCGTGCAATTGTAAAATATACACCAACCTGGCCACGTAGTTTTACTCCATCCAATCAAACTGTTCGTGACTTGGTGGCTCGAATGAAATTGATTCCTAACCGTCAGCTTTTAAAGGGTAAGCGTGTTGTTTTCTGTGACGACTCCATTGTTCGTGGTACACAGCTTCGCGACAACGTTAATATATTATATGGATACGGAGCCAAGGAAGTTCACATGCGTATCGGGTGTCCTCCTATTTTGCATTCATGTCCGTTTATTGGTTTTTCGGCATCTAAATCTGCTTTAGAACTTATTGCCCGCAGAATTGTTAAAGAATTGGAAGGCGATGACAGTAAGGATCTTGAAAAATATGCAACTACCGGAAGTGAGCAATATAACAAACTGGTGGAGTGCATCCGCGAAAGACTTAACATCACTACTTTGAGATTTAATACAGTAGAAGATTTAATTGAATCAATTGGCTTGCCCAAAGAGTGCGTCTGTACACACTGCTATGATGGGTCAAGTACTTTTTAA
- a CDS encoding DUF6132 family protein, with translation MRQVREIIKEHALTIIGSVIGAVGGYLYWHYIGCLSGTCPITSSPVMSTIWGAIIGGLLLSMFKKDKKESK, from the coding sequence ATGAGACAAGTAAGAGAAATTATTAAAGAACATGCGCTAACAATTATTGGATCGGTGATTGGCGCTGTTGGAGGATACCTTTACTGGCATTACATTGGTTGTCTGAGCGGGACGTGTCCTATCACTTCTTCGCCAGTAATGAGCACTATCTGGGGTGCTATTATCGGTGGTTTACTATTGAGTATGTTCAAAAAAGATAAAAAAGAATCAAAATGA
- a CDS encoding TolC family protein, which produces MRVSNLFFAGMITGALIVSGTLNAQTPIKKLQLNEAIQLAEANNKTLKESGLNSSIASEKYKQSSAMFMPQVDLSYSALFTDNPLNAFGFNLQQGTVTAADFDPSKLNNPSLTKDFGSKIEVMQPLINPDLFYQRKAAKKGKEIAELQKMRTSEYVAFQVKQTYMELALAYDAKEVIGRALATSAEGLKRAQSFYDEGLIQRTDLLDAQIFNSKLETDLSQATNSIQDISDRLSLVMGTETGIQYTIDKVTETAEADFSYNDHRTDFVAMNKAIEAQTMMKQASKMNFLPKLNAFGSYQYNDSKFAQFDKGSYLVGIKLSWNIFNGMRDKRSINISNYEIQKLNTQLSQQKDEAKAELMKSTRALETLSKETVNNQLMVEQAREALRILQDRYSEGLVSTTDLLRSQTQLAQTELALTQSVFKKNVTKAYIELLTETNRK; this is translated from the coding sequence ATGAGAGTTTCAAATTTATTTTTTGCTGGTATGATTACCGGGGCATTGATCGTGTCTGGCACACTCAATGCACAAACACCAATTAAAAAGTTACAGCTTAATGAAGCTATTCAATTAGCAGAAGCAAATAACAAAACATTAAAGGAATCAGGTCTGAACAGTAGTATCGCCTCCGAAAAGTATAAACAATCGTCTGCCATGTTCATGCCTCAGGTTGATTTATCTTATTCAGCCTTATTTACGGACAATCCTCTCAATGCTTTTGGATTTAATTTACAACAAGGCACTGTTACGGCGGCCGACTTTGATCCTTCCAAGCTCAACAATCCATCCTTGACAAAAGATTTCGGTAGTAAGATAGAGGTTATGCAGCCTTTAATTAATCCGGATCTTTTCTATCAGAGGAAAGCGGCGAAAAAGGGTAAGGAGATTGCCGAACTGCAAAAAATGCGAACATCCGAGTATGTTGCTTTTCAAGTAAAGCAAACATATATGGAGTTGGCTTTGGCGTACGATGCGAAAGAGGTAATCGGCAGAGCGCTGGCTACTTCTGCTGAAGGACTAAAAAGGGCTCAATCATTTTATGACGAAGGACTTATTCAGCGTACAGATTTATTGGATGCACAGATATTTAACAGCAAACTGGAAACCGATTTATCGCAGGCTACTAATTCTATCCAGGATATTTCAGACAGACTAAGTCTTGTAATGGGTACAGAAACCGGTATACAATATACAATCGACAAAGTAACGGAAACGGCTGAAGCTGATTTCTCGTACAATGACCACCGGACAGATTTCGTTGCCATGAACAAAGCCATCGAGGCGCAGACAATGATGAAGCAAGCTTCTAAGATGAATTTTCTTCCTAAGCTAAATGCTTTTGGCAGTTATCAGTATAATGATTCAAAGTTTGCTCAATTCGACAAGGGAAGTTATCTGGTAGGTATTAAGCTTTCGTGGAATATATTCAATGGGATGCGGGACAAAAGAAGTATAAATATCTCCAATTACGAGATTCAAAAGTTAAACACTCAACTTTCTCAACAGAAAGACGAAGCCAAGGCCGAACTTATGAAAAGCACGCGTGCGTTGGAAACTTTGTCCAAAGAAACTGTAAATAACCAGCTGATGGTTGAACAAGCCCGCGAAGCTCTTCGCATTTTGCAGGACAGATACAGCGAAGGACTTGTTTCCACAACAGACTTGTTAAGATCGCAGACACAATTGGCGCAGACTGAACTAGCCTTAACACAGTCTGTCTTCAAAAAGAACGTTACAAAGGCCTACATTGAATTATTAACAGAAACAAATCGTAAATAA
- a CDS encoding efflux RND transporter periplasmic adaptor subunit produces MKQMRTILSIALGITAIGLITSCSSGAEKKAAAKPVKVTTMIPALQQNDGIVANGQVRSIDVANIGTRIMGTVTKVHVRVGQKVSKGASLISIQDDELQAKEGQANAMIAEAKAALDIAEKDYNRYQTLFEKKSVSRKELENVTLNYQSMKAKYSAAQNMQKEVAAHRGYTQLRAPFDGVVTQVSADNGMLASPGMPLVVIEKPATLEVVASVTESDIASVNEGMQAHITVKSMNKTFTTTVREKSTSSTTTGGQYVIKLSIPDSVKKGVFTGMNVHVFIPVAKTEKEAKGLLIPQSALIEKDQLKGVYIATSDNKALLRWVRLGKQWGNEVEVLSGLNPDDKVITSSEGRLFNSCLIAE; encoded by the coding sequence ATGAAACAGATGAGAACAATCCTATCAATCGCTTTAGGAATAACCGCAATCGGTTTAATAACCTCTTGTTCTTCGGGTGCTGAAAAGAAAGCAGCAGCAAAGCCTGTAAAAGTAACCACCATGATTCCTGCGCTGCAGCAGAATGACGGTATTGTGGCAAACGGTCAGGTTCGTTCTATCGACGTAGCTAATATCGGCACCCGCATCATGGGTACAGTAACAAAAGTACATGTTCGGGTTGGACAGAAAGTTTCCAAAGGAGCCTCCCTCATATCCATTCAGGATGATGAACTGCAGGCAAAGGAAGGTCAGGCCAACGCTATGATTGCAGAAGCTAAAGCGGCTTTGGATATAGCAGAAAAAGATTACAATCGTTATCAGACTTTGTTTGAAAAGAAAAGCGTTTCCCGTAAGGAGTTGGAAAATGTAACATTGAACTACCAGTCTATGAAAGCTAAATACAGTGCCGCACAGAATATGCAGAAAGAAGTGGCTGCCCACCGTGGATATACTCAATTAAGAGCACCATTCGACGGAGTTGTTACACAGGTTTCGGCAGACAACGGTATGCTTGCCAGTCCGGGTATGCCATTGGTTGTTATTGAAAAACCGGCTACACTTGAGGTGGTTGCCAGTGTAACAGAAAGCGACATAGCATCGGTTAATGAGGGTATGCAGGCTCACATCACAGTTAAATCCATGAATAAGACTTTTACAACGACTGTTCGTGAGAAAAGCACCTCATCTACAACCACAGGCGGACAATATGTTATAAAACTTTCTATTCCCGATTCAGTGAAGAAGGGAGTATTTACAGGAATGAACGTACATGTATTTATTCCGGTGGCAAAAACAGAAAAAGAAGCCAAAGGTTTACTTATCCCGCAATCGGCACTCATTGAGAAAGATCAGCTAAAGGGTGTATATATTGCCACTTCCGACAACAAGGCATTACTTCGCTGGGTACGTTTGGGAAAACAATGGGGTAACGAGGTAGAAGTTCTTTCCGGTCTTAATCCCGACGATAAAGTAATTACCTCATCCGAAGGTAGATTGTTCAACAGTTGTTTAATCGCAGAATAA